In a genomic window of Gemmatimonadaceae bacterium:
- a CDS encoding acetyl-CoA C-acyltransferase has product MTTQNSGRDIFFLSAVRTPFGTYGGSLRDVPVVEFTAHAARAAIERAGIDAADVDSTTFGNVLYTAADSIYFSRHVSLKSGCRTETPALTVNRLCGSGFQAVVNGAEDILLGDARVCLVGGADSMSQAPHVIRGIRWGVPLGKSAPLEDSLWEALRDTYVNLAMGETAENLAERYELSRECVDEFALRSQQLAGEAWASGAFADEVVPIDVRNSKTRKMEIFARDEHMRPDTSLEGLGRLKPVFRDTGVVTAGNASGIGDGAGAMIVAGEKFVKERELKTLGRLVSWGIAGVDPAVMGIGPVPAAKIALSRAGLTLDDMDLVEVNEAFAPQACAVERELRIPREKLNTAGGAIALSHPLAASGARITAHLLHTLRSQGKRYGLGSACIGGGQGIALVVEATA; this is encoded by the coding sequence ATGACGACACAGAACTCCGGCCGGGACATTTTCTTCCTCTCCGCCGTGCGCACTCCCTTCGGGACGTACGGCGGCAGTCTTCGCGACGTCCCCGTGGTTGAATTCACTGCGCACGCAGCGCGAGCAGCGATCGAGCGCGCAGGAATCGACGCAGCCGATGTGGACTCCACGACATTCGGCAACGTCCTCTACACCGCGGCCGACTCGATCTACTTCTCGCGGCACGTCTCACTGAAATCCGGCTGCCGCACGGAAACGCCCGCGCTTACGGTCAACCGCCTCTGCGGATCCGGGTTTCAGGCGGTCGTGAACGGAGCAGAAGACATTCTTCTCGGGGATGCGCGAGTATGTCTGGTTGGTGGCGCGGACTCGATGTCGCAGGCGCCACACGTCATTCGGGGCATCCGCTGGGGAGTTCCGCTCGGCAAGTCTGCTCCACTCGAGGATTCGCTCTGGGAAGCCCTGCGCGATACGTACGTGAATCTTGCCATGGGAGAGACCGCCGAGAATCTCGCTGAGCGGTACGAGCTGTCGCGTGAATGCGTCGACGAATTCGCGCTGCGATCACAGCAGCTGGCCGGCGAAGCCTGGGCCAGTGGCGCATTTGCCGACGAGGTGGTCCCGATCGACGTGAGGAATTCGAAGACTCGGAAAATGGAGATCTTCGCGCGCGATGAGCACATGCGTCCGGACACGTCGCTCGAGGGATTGGGTCGCCTCAAGCCGGTCTTCCGTGACACGGGCGTGGTAACCGCCGGGAACGCATCGGGAATCGGCGACGGCGCAGGTGCGATGATCGTCGCGGGCGAGAAGTTCGTGAAGGAGCGGGAGCTCAAGACGCTCGGCCGTCTCGTCTCGTGGGGTATCGCCGGAGTCGACCCGGCCGTGATGGGGATTGGGCCCGTTCCGGCAGCGAAGATCGCCCTGTCGCGTGCGGGCCTCACGCTGGACGACATGGATCTCGTTGAGGTGAACGAGGCTTTTGCGCCCCAGGCCTGCGCCGTGGAGCGCGAGCTGCGGATTCCGCGCGAAAAGCTCAACACCGCGGGGGGCGCGATAGCCCTCAGCCACCCGCTTGCCGCGTCCGGAGCGAGGATCACGGCCCATCTACTGCATACGCTTCGCTCTCAGGGAAAGCGCTATGGACTTGGCAGCGCCTGCATCGGCGGCGGCCAGGGAATCGCGCTCGTAGTCGAAGCGACAGCGTAG
- a CDS encoding CoA transferase, producing the protein MRRPLNGLRVLDLSRVLAGPLCTMTLGDMGANVIKIEKPGTGDATRGWGPPFDDRGESAYYLSVNRNKMSAAADLDAPADREMVFDLISEADVVVDNFRPGALERRGIFPEQLLPKHEKLIWCTISGFGPGSDRAGYDLVVQAESGWMSITGDPDGEPTRVGVALADIIAGKDAAIAILAALACRARDTVDRRIFISLAHSATAALINVAQNSLVTGKDATRWGNQHPNLVPYQPFRAADRSLIIAVGTDAQWSECATALGLDDLASDPALRTNAGRITARRRIVDAMSNRLAERPAGEWMTLLGGRGVPCGLVNSVLEALSLVEASPLSGIAPSVPGDVRLPPPRLNEHGAQIRRHGWSVFET; encoded by the coding sequence ATGAGACGTCCGCTCAATGGCCTACGGGTCCTCGACTTGTCCCGAGTCCTCGCCGGCCCGCTCTGCACCATGACCCTCGGCGATATGGGCGCGAACGTCATCAAGATCGAGAAACCGGGCACCGGAGACGCGACACGCGGGTGGGGGCCGCCCTTCGACGACCGTGGCGAGAGCGCCTATTACCTCTCCGTCAACCGAAACAAGATGAGCGCGGCGGCCGATCTCGACGCTCCCGCCGATCGCGAAATGGTCTTCGATCTCATCAGCGAGGCCGACGTAGTGGTCGACAACTTTCGCCCGGGCGCGCTCGAGCGCCGGGGCATCTTCCCCGAACAACTGCTCCCAAAGCATGAGAAGCTCATCTGGTGCACGATCTCCGGGTTCGGGCCCGGGAGCGACAGGGCGGGATACGATCTCGTCGTCCAGGCTGAAAGTGGGTGGATGTCCATCACGGGAGACCCCGATGGCGAGCCAACGCGGGTGGGGGTTGCGCTCGCCGACATCATCGCCGGCAAGGACGCGGCGATCGCGATTCTCGCCGCTCTGGCGTGCCGCGCGAGAGACACAGTCGACCGACGCATTTTCATCTCGCTCGCACACAGCGCGACAGCGGCGCTGATCAACGTCGCACAGAACTCCCTCGTGACCGGCAAGGATGCGACGCGGTGGGGAAACCAGCATCCCAACCTCGTTCCGTATCAGCCATTCCGCGCTGCTGATCGCTCGCTGATTATCGCCGTCGGCACAGACGCTCAATGGAGTGAATGCGCCACTGCCCTCGGCCTCGATGACCTTGCGAGCGATCCGGCGCTCAGAACCAACGCCGGCCGAATCACTGCGCGGCGCAGAATAGTCGACGCGATGTCGAATCGCCTCGCCGAGCGACCCGCGGGCGAATGGATGACGCTGCTGGGTGGACGAGGCGTCCCGTGCGGGCTCGTCAATTCTGTACTCGAGGCGCTCTCGCTCGTGGAAGCATCGCCGCTTAGCGGAATCGCCCCGAGTGTGCCCGGCGACGTGCGGCTTCCTCCTCCGCGACTGAATGAGCACGGAGCGCAGATACGCCGGCACGGGTGGAGTGTGTTCGAAACATGA
- a CDS encoding KamA family radical SAM protein yields MSDWQKIIREESIATLDKLAEKFGRDVIDVEALRPAFDNFQMRITPAALDAIKEVGDPMWQQYIPTVEELDIVDGVIDSLDEDGDSPVPNITHRYPDRALFLVSPVCATYCRFCTRRRKVGDPEKIPLNQFDSAFQYLREHTEIRDVIMSGGDPMMLSDRRLEYLFQQLRAIPHIEIIRIGSRITSHLPERITPEFCEMVQKYHPIFMNTHFNHPSELTPAAVAALDRLSRAGVSLGCQTVLLKGVNDDPKVMMKLMHELLKARV; encoded by the coding sequence ATGAGCGACTGGCAGAAAATCATCAGGGAAGAGAGTATCGCTACCCTTGACAAGCTGGCGGAGAAATTCGGTCGCGACGTGATCGACGTCGAAGCCCTCCGCCCGGCGTTCGACAACTTCCAGATGCGCATCACGCCTGCTGCGCTCGATGCCATCAAGGAAGTCGGCGATCCGATGTGGCAGCAGTACATCCCGACGGTGGAAGAGCTCGACATCGTGGACGGCGTCATCGACTCGCTCGACGAGGATGGCGACTCTCCGGTACCGAACATCACTCACCGGTACCCGGACCGCGCTCTTTTCCTCGTCAGCCCCGTTTGCGCGACGTACTGCCGGTTCTGCACGCGGCGGCGAAAAGTCGGCGATCCCGAGAAGATTCCGCTCAACCAGTTCGACTCGGCGTTCCAGTACCTCAGGGAGCACACCGAGATTCGCGATGTGATCATGAGCGGCGGCGATCCCATGATGCTGAGCGATCGGCGGCTGGAGTATCTCTTCCAGCAGCTGCGCGCGATTCCGCACATCGAGATCATCCGCATCGGAAGCCGCATTACCTCGCACCTGCCGGAGCGGATCACGCCGGAGTTCTGCGAGATGGTACAGAAGTACCATCCGATCTTCATGAACACTCACTTCAATCACCCGAGCGAGCTGACTCCGGCGGCGGTCGCCGCGCTGGATCGCCTGTCGAGAGCCGGCGTTTCGCTCGGCTGCCAGACGGTGTTGCTCAAGGGCGTCAACGACGACCCGAAGGTGATGATGAAGTTGATGCACGAGCTGCTGAAGGCGCGCGTGC
- a CDS encoding zinc ribbon domain-containing protein — translation MDDLDRVFHRLVSNIRHRHPEYLTLPFTVQELYETLIPYRHHRRELGIETNQDYEIAVTRLLSGERDYLQADPEMRDKLETELASPHFDTGAFREFAGAKVSLAPEALRRIRALTVPTAETPVAATATGSAAPARPSPPAPSVAAPAVGAVASGAAVSGTPTPAGFSATFPLSAAPLAADAGETGQAPAGIPSLGDVAVPEGCPFCGGTLPEGRTVIYCPSCGNNLSVSRCPACGGELEKGWKFCVTCGRSVA, via the coding sequence ATGGACGACCTAGATCGCGTTTTCCATCGGCTGGTGAGCAACATTCGCCACCGACACCCCGAATACCTGACACTTCCCTTTACCGTTCAGGAGCTTTACGAGACGCTCATCCCCTACCGCCATCATCGGCGTGAGCTGGGAATCGAGACGAATCAGGATTACGAGATAGCGGTCACGCGTCTGTTGTCGGGCGAGCGCGACTATCTGCAGGCCGACCCGGAGATGCGTGACAAGCTCGAGACCGAGCTCGCATCGCCTCATTTCGACACCGGCGCGTTTCGCGAATTTGCCGGAGCGAAAGTCTCTCTCGCCCCCGAAGCGCTGAGGCGTATTCGAGCGCTCACCGTGCCGACGGCCGAGACTCCAGTAGCTGCGACAGCGACAGGTTCGGCAGCGCCGGCCCGGCCGTCACCGCCGGCGCCGAGCGTCGCGGCTCCGGCTGTTGGAGCTGTTGCGTCGGGCGCGGCAGTATCGGGAACGCCAACGCCCGCGGGGTTCAGCGCAACATTTCCGCTTTCCGCCGCACCGCTCGCAGCCGACGCCGGCGAAACAGGTCAGGCCCCTGCCGGAATCCCGTCGCTTGGCGACGTCGCGGTGCCCGAGGGCTGCCCTTTCTGCGGGGGAACGCTTCCCGAGGGACGCACCGTGATCTACTGCCCGAGCTGCGGAAACAATCTTTCGGTTTCTCGTTGCCCCGCCTGCGGGGGCGAGCTCGAGAAGGGCTGGAAGTTTTGCGTCACCTGCGGACGAAGCGTCGCTTAG
- a CDS encoding FAD-binding oxidoreductase translates to MTAAPSPLVPPTNFRGVFRDDAPACAVYSEAAGIERIMPRAVAIPADDADVVAIVHWARARGIPITPRGSGTSMGGGAVGPGVIVDLGLLNAIGPVDVSANRMAVGPGALRSAVNSAATEHGLRFPVDPSSGSYCTVGGMVATNASGAHSLRFGSTRQWVTALDCVFADGSRAILTRGEAPPPELAGVSRFLEEVHPRIVSRRKMIDAAHRGVRKDSSGYALRAYAESGEIIDLLIGSEGTLAIVVGVELLLARAPGATRGVLGAFHSLDSAVVAASKARSSDVAACELLERTFLDVAAAGRDDDVSPETRAALTALPDGTAAVLLAGVEGETAEEATERAEAIAEIFRLAGSTQVSTASTHGEQHGIWELRHAASPIIARLDPALKSMQFIEDGAVPPEKFGDYVRGVRAALDARGVRGIIFGHAGDAHVHVNPLIDVSKPDWRSTVEGILEDVVMLTSRLGGTLSGEHGDGRLRAPLLVETWPEEEIELFNRVKVCFDPDGILNPGVKIPLPGQKPITDVKYDPMLPPLPAEARAALDAIAANHAYATPRLSLIDRAG, encoded by the coding sequence GTGACAGCCGCACCGTCCCCCCTCGTACCTCCAACGAATTTTCGCGGCGTATTTCGCGACGACGCGCCCGCATGCGCAGTCTACTCCGAGGCGGCGGGAATCGAGCGCATCATGCCCAGGGCAGTTGCGATCCCTGCCGACGATGCCGACGTCGTCGCGATCGTACACTGGGCGCGCGCTCGCGGCATTCCGATCACTCCTCGCGGATCCGGCACGAGCATGGGAGGTGGAGCGGTAGGCCCCGGCGTCATCGTCGATCTCGGTCTGCTGAATGCGATAGGTCCCGTGGACGTTTCCGCAAACCGAATGGCCGTCGGGCCGGGCGCGCTTCGCTCGGCGGTGAACTCCGCTGCGACAGAGCACGGACTCCGCTTCCCGGTGGATCCGTCGAGCGGCAGCTACTGCACCGTCGGGGGCATGGTGGCCACCAACGCATCGGGAGCGCATTCGCTTCGATTCGGATCGACGCGGCAGTGGGTCACGGCGCTCGACTGCGTCTTTGCCGATGGATCGCGCGCGATTCTGACTCGCGGCGAGGCTCCGCCGCCGGAGCTCGCCGGCGTGAGCCGATTTCTCGAGGAAGTGCACCCGCGGATCGTCTCTCGTCGAAAAATGATCGACGCCGCGCATCGTGGTGTCCGGAAAGATTCTTCCGGCTACGCTCTGCGCGCTTACGCCGAGAGCGGCGAGATCATCGATCTCCTCATCGGGAGCGAAGGGACGCTGGCGATCGTCGTCGGAGTCGAGCTGTTACTGGCCAGGGCTCCCGGAGCGACCCGTGGAGTGCTTGGCGCGTTCCACTCGCTCGACAGTGCCGTCGTCGCGGCGTCGAAGGCACGCAGCTCGGACGTTGCCGCATGCGAGCTTCTGGAGCGCACCTTCCTCGATGTCGCCGCCGCCGGCCGCGATGACGACGTTTCTCCGGAGACTCGCGCCGCGCTCACGGCGCTGCCGGATGGAACTGCCGCAGTACTTCTCGCCGGCGTAGAGGGCGAGACGGCGGAGGAGGCGACCGAGCGGGCCGAAGCGATCGCGGAGATCTTTCGTCTGGCGGGATCGACTCAGGTGTCGACTGCCAGCACTCACGGAGAGCAGCACGGCATCTGGGAGCTGCGCCACGCGGCGAGCCCAATCATCGCGCGGCTCGATCCGGCTCTCAAGTCGATGCAGTTCATCGAGGACGGTGCCGTTCCGCCCGAAAAATTCGGCGATTACGTGCGGGGAGTGAGAGCTGCGCTCGACGCGCGCGGCGTGAGGGGCATCATCTTCGGCCACGCAGGGGACGCTCACGTTCACGTCAATCCGCTGATCGACGTGAGCAAGCCCGACTGGAGATCGACTGTAGAGGGAATCCTCGAGGATGTCGTGATGCTCACGAGCCGCCTTGGAGGAACGCTGTCGGGAGAGCATGGGGACGGACGGCTTCGCGCGCCGCTGCTGGTCGAGACGTGGCCCGAGGAGGAGATCGAGCTGTTCAATCGGGTGAAAGTTTGTTTCGACCCCGATGGGATTCTCAATCCCGGGGTCAAGATTCCGTTGCCGGGACAGAAGCCGATCACCGACGTGAAGTACGACCCCATGCTTCCACCTCTGCCTGCCGAGGCGAGGGCAGCACTCGACGCCATCGCGGCGAATCACGCGTACGCGACTCCTCGGCTGTCGCTCATCGACCGAGCCGGATAG
- the thyX gene encoding FAD-dependent thymidylate synthase: MIFSEARVTVLARPSFTEPDHLPVKWLGESTDGERLSEFAGRLCYMSQKNPASRPTREYLENIKKQGHGSVLEHANYSLLLEGVSRSLTHELVRHRAGFAYSQLSQRYVDESEANFVMPPAIIGDEALESRWREQMEAAQKSYVALVESLMQRYAWVGDKIHRRKMAREAARGVLPNSTETKIVVTGNARAWRTMLELRTSEGAELEIRRCAVEILRVLQGEAPGFFSDFEIYQAADRCDAARISYHKV, encoded by the coding sequence GTGATCTTCTCCGAGGCCCGCGTCACCGTCCTGGCCCGTCCATCGTTCACGGAGCCGGATCATCTTCCCGTGAAGTGGCTCGGCGAGAGCACCGACGGAGAGCGGCTCTCCGAATTCGCCGGCCGCCTCTGCTACATGAGCCAGAAGAATCCGGCCAGCAGGCCGACTCGCGAATACCTCGAGAACATCAAGAAGCAGGGCCACGGAAGCGTGCTCGAGCACGCGAACTACTCGCTCCTCCTGGAGGGAGTGAGCCGGTCTCTCACACATGAGCTCGTCCGGCATCGCGCCGGGTTCGCTTACTCCCAGCTCTCGCAGCGCTACGTGGACGAATCCGAGGCGAACTTCGTCATGCCGCCGGCGATCATCGGCGATGAGGCGCTCGAGTCGCGCTGGCGCGAGCAGATGGAGGCTGCCCAGAAGAGCTACGTCGCCCTCGTCGAGTCTCTGATGCAGCGCTACGCCTGGGTGGGCGACAAGATTCACCGGAGGAAGATGGCGAGAGAGGCCGCTCGCGGAGTTCTCCCGAATTCAACCGAGACGAAGATCGTCGTGACTGGAAACGCCCGCGCCTGGCGAACGATGCTGGAGCTCCGCACGAGCGAGGGCGCCGAGCTCGAGATTCGCCGGTGCGCGGTGGAGATTCTCAGAGTTCTACAGGGAGAAGCGCCAGGATTTTTCTCCGACTTCGAGATTTATCAGGCGGCGGATCGCTGCGACGCGGCTCGGATCAGCTACCACAAGGTCTGA
- a CDS encoding ArgE/DapE family deacylase, with translation MSRAKGAGSTGVPRADPVALTQALTRIDSRNPSLVPGAPGESAIARKLADILGDWGFSVELPEAAPGRPNLIARVGRPGTPAMMFAGHLDVVGVDGMTHAPFDGDIHEGRIFGRGSADMKAGISAMCAAATLALDEAGEAPNRQILIAAVADEEYASLGMRRLVESGVRAELAILTEPTRLAICPAHRGFVWAELELTGRAAHGSRYDIGVDAIRHAALVLAELDEVEATVLPRTTHPLLGRGSLHASSIEGGSGLSTYPERCVVVIERRTLPGETDDDVLAELGAACERVRAKRPDLRAAVRLIEAQLPSDVSVDAPVVALLRRAVEAEGLESRIEGMSAWTDAAILNAAGIPAICFGPGDISLAHAAEEFVPIEEIEKATSVLTRVARDWLSEKT, from the coding sequence GTGTCCCGCGCGAAGGGCGCCGGCTCGACAGGCGTGCCGCGCGCCGATCCGGTGGCGCTCACGCAGGCGCTCACCCGCATTGACTCGCGAAATCCTTCACTCGTCCCCGGCGCACCCGGGGAATCCGCGATAGCGCGTAAGCTCGCGGACATCCTTGGCGATTGGGGCTTCTCTGTCGAGCTGCCCGAAGCCGCTCCGGGACGACCCAATCTCATCGCGAGAGTAGGACGTCCGGGCACGCCGGCAATGATGTTCGCGGGGCATCTCGATGTCGTGGGCGTCGACGGGATGACACACGCTCCGTTCGACGGTGATATACATGAAGGTCGAATCTTCGGGCGCGGCTCTGCCGACATGAAAGCTGGGATATCCGCGATGTGTGCCGCTGCCACGCTCGCACTGGACGAGGCTGGCGAAGCGCCCAATCGCCAGATCCTGATCGCCGCAGTCGCCGACGAGGAGTACGCGAGTCTCGGCATGCGGCGGCTCGTCGAGAGCGGCGTGAGAGCGGAGCTGGCCATTCTCACGGAGCCGACGAGGCTGGCGATCTGTCCAGCACATCGCGGATTCGTGTGGGCAGAGCTCGAGCTCACAGGCCGGGCGGCACATGGAAGCCGATACGACATCGGAGTGGACGCGATACGCCACGCGGCCCTCGTTCTGGCGGAGCTCGACGAAGTCGAGGCGACGGTGCTTCCCCGAACCACGCATCCGCTACTCGGCAGAGGCTCGCTGCATGCTTCGTCCATCGAGGGCGGCAGCGGTCTCTCCACTTACCCGGAGCGTTGCGTCGTGGTGATCGAGCGCCGCACGCTACCCGGTGAAACAGACGACGATGTACTCGCTGAGCTGGGTGCCGCGTGCGAGCGAGTGCGAGCGAAGCGACCGGACCTTCGCGCGGCGGTTAGATTGATTGAAGCGCAATTGCCGAGTGATGTCAGCGTCGACGCGCCGGTAGTAGCGCTCCTCAGGCGCGCGGTGGAGGCGGAAGGCTTGGAGTCACGCATCGAGGGAATGAGCGCGTGGACCGATGCGGCGATACTGAATGCCGCGGGCATTCCGGCGATCTGCTTCGGGCCCGGTGACATCAGTCTGGCGCACGCCGCGGAGGAGTTCGTTCCCATCGAAGAGATCGAGAAGGCAACCAGTGTGCTGACTCGTGTGGCGCGGGATTGGCTGTCGGAGAAGACATGA
- a CDS encoding ribonuclease H, with protein MTEPALVAIYADESCIGNGREGSNPGGAGGLIEWIHPASGELRRWDYWMSEPVTTNNRMALRSVIEPFRELSKRNKPFRVVFTSDSKYIVEGMSLWVPGWIARGWRRKGGAIENLELWREAVDLVSAHECQWQWVRGHAGQPQNEYANYIAMRAAATQTSSGGLRVSGFNGWMESQQIKKKALRETAPFPEAGTFKPSPRAWTT; from the coding sequence ATGACGGAGCCGGCACTGGTTGCCATTTACGCCGACGAATCGTGCATCGGGAACGGACGCGAGGGCAGCAATCCCGGCGGCGCGGGCGGATTGATCGAGTGGATTCATCCCGCGTCGGGCGAGCTGCGCCGCTGGGACTATTGGATGTCGGAGCCGGTCACAACGAACAACCGCATGGCGCTCCGCTCCGTGATCGAGCCCTTTCGCGAGCTGAGCAAGCGCAACAAGCCGTTTCGCGTCGTCTTCACCAGCGACTCCAAGTACATCGTCGAAGGAATGAGTCTCTGGGTGCCCGGATGGATTGCGCGCGGATGGCGGCGCAAGGGTGGCGCTATCGAAAACCTCGAATTGTGGCGTGAAGCCGTGGACCTCGTGAGCGCTCACGAGTGTCAGTGGCAGTGGGTGCGGGGCCATGCCGGCCAGCCGCAGAACGAATACGCCAATTACATCGCAATGCGCGCGGCGGCGACTCAGACGAGCTCCGGGGGACTTCGAGTCTCCGGGTTCAACGGGTGGATGGAGTCGCAGCAAATCAAGAAAAAGGCGCTGCGCGAGACTGCTCCCTTTCCTGAAGCCGGAACATTCAAGCCGAGCCCGAGAGCATGGACGACCTAG
- a CDS encoding 3-hydroxybutyryl-CoA dehydrogenase: protein MNRIERVGVLGGGLMGSGIAQVSALAGCRTVMREVSESLCEKALAAIGKSLARGVEKGKVTPEARDAALGNITCTTDVAQLGESEIVIEAVSEDLQLKNTLWKELNSVCPAQTIFASNTSSLTIAAMAAACGRPDKMLGLHFFNPVHQMKLVEVIRTITTSDEAMESAFAFVQQLGKEPIRAKDNSGFVVNLLLVPYMLDAIRALEAGIASIDDIDKGMQLGAGHPMGPFTLLDFVGLDTTYRIAEIMFDEYREKRYAPPPLLKRMVTAGMFGRKSGRGFYDYSEAQPRVSALGL from the coding sequence GTGAATCGCATCGAGCGGGTTGGCGTATTGGGCGGCGGTCTCATGGGAAGCGGTATCGCTCAGGTCTCCGCGCTCGCCGGGTGCAGAACCGTGATGCGCGAAGTGTCCGAGTCGCTATGCGAAAAGGCACTGGCGGCGATCGGGAAATCGCTGGCCAGGGGCGTCGAGAAAGGCAAGGTCACGCCTGAAGCGCGCGACGCCGCTCTAGGAAACATCACCTGCACCACCGACGTCGCGCAGCTCGGCGAGAGCGAGATCGTCATCGAGGCGGTCTCCGAGGATCTCCAGCTCAAGAACACACTGTGGAAGGAGCTGAACTCTGTCTGTCCGGCGCAGACGATCTTCGCGTCGAACACATCGAGTCTCACGATCGCCGCCATGGCCGCGGCCTGCGGCCGGCCCGACAAAATGCTCGGACTTCATTTTTTCAATCCCGTCCACCAGATGAAGCTGGTGGAAGTGATCCGCACTATCACGACCAGCGATGAGGCGATGGAAAGCGCATTTGCCTTCGTGCAGCAGCTCGGAAAGGAGCCGATTCGCGCGAAGGACAACTCGGGCTTCGTCGTCAATCTCCTTCTTGTCCCCTACATGCTCGACGCGATTCGCGCCCTGGAGGCAGGCATTGCGTCGATCGATGACATCGACAAGGGGATGCAGCTTGGAGCGGGGCATCCGATGGGACCCTTCACCCTTCTCGATTTCGTCGGGCTCGACACGACCTACAGGATCGCCGAGATCATGTTCGACGAGTACCGCGAGAAGAGGTACGCGCCCCCTCCACTCCTCAAGCGGATGGTCACGGCGGGGATGTTCGGCAGGAAATCCGGCCGCGGTTTCTACGATTACTCCGAGGCCCAACCTCGGGTGAGCGCACTCGGACTGTGA
- a CDS encoding sigma-70 family RNA polymerase sigma factor, translating into MTTLEPGTPPVDQVDADQEIIGRVLAGSKDAFGILIARYSDPLYRHALGMTGSPDVAEDILQASFIKAYQHLSEVRGRFDAWVFRIVANSCKDWLKNIRRTHLSYDEDDQPSAYSTPEEEMDRNELRTDLENALQRLPPSLREAFVMKHVEGRSYEEMAVLLETTVGALKMRVHRAREALQALLEEKYA; encoded by the coding sequence GTGACCACGCTGGAACCGGGAACTCCTCCCGTTGACCAGGTCGATGCCGACCAGGAGATAATCGGCCGGGTGCTCGCCGGCTCCAAGGACGCATTTGGGATTCTGATCGCGCGCTACAGCGATCCGCTCTACCGGCACGCGCTCGGCATGACGGGAAGTCCTGACGTCGCCGAAGACATTCTTCAGGCCTCTTTCATCAAGGCCTACCAGCACCTCAGCGAAGTGCGCGGCCGATTCGATGCGTGGGTGTTTCGAATCGTCGCCAACTCCTGCAAGGACTGGCTCAAGAACATCCGGCGGACCCACCTCAGCTACGATGAGGACGATCAGCCTTCCGCATATTCGACGCCGGAAGAGGAGATGGATCGGAACGAGCTCAGGACCGATCTCGAGAACGCTCTACAACGTCTGCCTCCCTCACTTCGTGAGGCCTTCGTAATGAAGCACGTCGAGGGACGCTCGTACGAGGAGATGGCGGTATTGCTCGAGACGACCGTAGGCGCGCTCAAGATGCGCGTGCATCGTGCTCGCGAGGCACTTCAAGCTTTGCTGGAGGAGAAGTACGCATGA